GATGTGCTTCATAAGCATCTCTTAAGCCTTTTAAAATACTTATAGTCTCTTCAGGATTTGTTTCCTCAACTAGAACAGATTGAAACCTTCTCTCTAGAGCTGCATCCTTTTCAATATGTTTCCTATATTCATCAAGAGTAGTCGCACCAATTGCTTGTAATTCTCCTCTGGCTAGAGCTGGTTTTAAAATATTCGAAGCATCAATAGCTCCCTCCGCCGCTCCAGCACCTACCAAAGTATGAAGTTCGTCTATAAATAGTATTATATTACCGTTTTTTATAATGTCATTCATGACTGCTTTTAAACGCTTCTCAAATTCTCCTCTATATTTAGACCCAGCTACTATTGAGCTTAAATCTAAAGATACAACTCTTTTATTTAGTAATATATCTGGTACATTTTCTGTTTCTATTCTTTCGGCTAAGCCTTCCACTATAGCCGTTTTACCAACACCTGGTTCTCCAATTAATACTGGATTATTTTTAGTCCTTCGACTCAATACTTGTATAACTCTTTCTATTTCTTTATTTCTCCCAATAACCGGATCTAGTTTACCCTCTCTAGCCATTTCTGTAAGATCCCTGCTATATTCATCTAAATTTGCAGTTTCGCTATTTTTATCGACTCCTTGTTTTTCTAAATTACTTTGACCTCCTAATAGATCAATTATTTGTTTATGAATTGTTTTAAGGTCTCCCCCTAACTCAGTTATAATTCTTACTGCTATACCCTCACCTTCTCTAATTAGGCCTAATAACAAATGTTCTGTACCAATATAATTATGTCCTAATCTTCTTGCTTCATCCATAGATAAATTTAAAATCTTTTTACTTCTTGGTGTTAAACTAACCGGTTTTTGTATATCCTCTTTTCCTTCTCCAACTATCTTTTTTACTTGTTCTATAATTTTTTCTTCATTAATATTTACTTCTGATAACACCTTAGCAGCTATTCCCTGACTTTCCTTAATCAACCCTAGAAGAATGTGTTCTGTACCAACATAATTATGTTTTAATCTTACAGCTGATTGCTCTGCAAGACTTAAAACTTTTCTAGCTCTTTCTGTAAATCTTCCAAACATATTACACCACTCCTTTATAATTTTATAACCACTACTTCATCTCTAAACGTGCTTGAATCAATTCAGACCTTTTTATATCTCTATCTATGCTTTCCAATTCCTTCCCATTTAATTTTTGAATATGTGCTGGTCTAATTAGAATCATTAATTCTCTTAAGATTTTATTATCAACACCTTCTATTATACCCAGATCTATACCTAATTTTACATTAGATAATAGTTTCATCGCTTCTTCACTTGATATCCTGTAAGCATATTTTAAAGTTCCTAAGGAACGTCTAACTGTATCTTTTAAATTCACTTCATTCTCTTCTAATAGTATTTTTCGTGCCTGCTTTTCCTGTTCTATTATCTGTTTGCTAACACTTCCTAAATTATCGATAATATCCGTCTCACTATGACCTAAAGTCACTTGATTTGAAATTTGATATATGTTAGCTAGAGATTCACTACCTTCTCCATAAAGACCACGGACCGCCAGGCCTAATTGGGATACTGCTCTTAACATTTTATTAATATTTTTTCTAAGATTAAGAGCTGGTAAATGGATCATTATAGATGCGCGTAAACCGGTACCAACATTAGTAGGACAAGTTGATAAATAACCCCACTTCTCTGAAAAAGCAAAATCTAATTGAGACTCTAATGTATCATCAATTTCATTGGCTATTTCCCACACATCGTTTAACTGCATACCTGCAGCTAAAACTTGTATTCTTATATGGTCTTCCTCATTAAGCATTATACTAACTGATTCCTTATCATTAAGAAACAAACCTTTTTCATAGTTTCCTTTCGCATGAAGGGGACTAATAAGATGTTTTTCTACTAATAATTCTCTCTCAATCTCAGGTAAATCAGACATATTTATATAATGTAATTTAAGATGATTTTGTCTTGTAATTGCAGAATGAACTTTTTTACTTACAGATCGCCTAGTATCATCATTGGCAAAATTAGGATAACTCTCGTTTTCTAAATTACGTGCTAAACGAACTCGACTACTTAAAACTATATCACTTTCTGGTCCATCCTTTGCCATCCAGTTTATTAAATAGTTATTTATATTATCCTTAATTGACATTTACTTCATCACCTCCAATTTTATTTTTAAGAATCTTAATTTTGTCTCTTATTTCAGCAGCCCTTTCAAAATTTTCTTTTTTTACAGCTTCTGACATCTTTTCTCTCATTACTTGAATTTCTTTTTTTATTTTTAGGTCTCCGCCCCTTCTTTTCGGCACTTTACCATTATGTCTATTACTACCATGTATTCTTTTTAATAAGGGATCGAGTTTTTCATAAAAGGAATTGTAGCAAGATGCACAACCTAAGAATCCATTTTTAGAAAAATCCTTATAAGTTAAACCACAGTTATCACAGTTTTGGTCTTCCTTATGTTGTTCATATGATTCCATTTGAGGGTTAAGAATACCCTTTAATAAGTTTTGAAAAGTAAAAGGATTATTATTTGCAAAATTTAATTGACCTGTTTCTTTTGCACACTTTTCGCAAAGATATACTTCGTTTTTCTTGCCATTAATTATTTTAGTTAGATGAATTGAAGCATCTTTTTCATTACAACGTTGACATTTCACCTTAATCTTCCTCCCCTCTTTCTGAACTCTTAAGAATTACTTCTAACATTGCAGTTAACAATCTACCTCGCAAATAATCTCGATGAGGCAAGTTTATACCTATTATTTTTTTATTCACAACTGTTTCCATTAATACCCTTTCTCTTTTCTTTATTAAATTATTTTCATGCAATCGGGCTATTATAGCTTCTGCCTCACGTTGGGATATAGGTCTTGTTAGCCTAGCTATAATGTTTTTTATGTGTTCTTGCGAAGATTCAATTTTAATTCTTATTATTCTAATATAACCCCCACCACCACGCTGGCTTTCAACTACATAACCTTTTTCTAAAGGAAATCTGGTTTCTAAAACATAATTTATTTGAGAAGGGGCACAATTAAAATCATCAGCTAATTGATTTCTTTTTATTTCTACTTCACCTTGATATTTTTTTATTAACTCCCTAAGATATTGCTCAATTTGGTCAGATAAACTTGACATATTGAAGCCTCCTTATTTTGTCTTTGACTATTTTTGACCTTCTATATAATATAATACTATATTTTTTTAAAATATCAAGTGTTTTATATTATAAATTATATCCCTTGATAAATTTTTCATGCGTTAAGTATTAATTTTTTATTAAAAATCCATTTTTTTATATTTAAGGCCGGCTTTCGTAATGAGTAAATTATCATTATAATATTTTTAATAAAATAACACAAAGTAGGATTTAAAAAACCACCCTATTTTTAATAAGGTGGTTTAAGTGCTGCTTCTTGATAATTTGAACTTGGATTCCATAATAACCATTCTTTTATACCTAAATTTTCAGCAGCTCTAATTTGTTCTAGTACTTCTTTATAAGTATATCTATTATTCAAAGAAAAATCTTGTAACCAAGGTCTAATTATAATATCATCATTATCTTCTATGCTTTCGATTTTCCTCAAAGCATCTCTAAGACTTCTATTTATTAAATTATATGGTTCTAAATCCGGATTTTCAATTCCATAAACCCCAGGACCATAATGTGACGGATATATCATTGGTGATATAATTCTAAATTTCTCAGCAAGATCATTAAAATTTTGACCTATTCCTAAATCATTATTAACTGTAGTAGTCATACCAAAAACATCAATTGATATTGGTACATCATAGTCAGATAATTCATTTAAGGCGTAATTGCTGAAATCATTTATAACACTGCTTTTACTTCGTCCATGCGGTAATAAAGATTGTAAAACACGGTCCCCTTGAGCAGGATATCTAATATAATCAAATTGAATTTCATCAAATCCCATATTAATAGCATCTTTAGCTACCTGAATATTATAATCCCAAACTGCTCTTCTAAAAGGATTTACCCAACTGGTGCTTCTTATAATTTCATTTGTCTCTGTATTATACATATTCAAAGCTAAATCTGGTCTATTAGTAGCTAATAAAGTATCCCTGAAAAGTACTAACCTAGCAATCGTATATATACCTTTATCATTTAAGATACTAAGCAGTGCTGTAATATCTTTAACCTTTCTTCGATCCGCTCCTATCTCGTTTGCTAAAGGTATATTTGATATATAACTTAAATCCCCATGTTCATCTTTAATATCAATAACCATAGTATTCAGTATAGAGTTATCAACTAAATGAATAAGATTATCCATCCTACTAGTACCTGCTACCCAACCTGTAACGTAAATTCCTCTTACATGAAATTCTGGTATAAATAAAGTATCTTTCTCTAAATTAAACTCTCTCATTTGAAAAGCATTGCCCAAGTCATAACTAAGTTCTAAACTTGCTTCTACTGAATCAACAGAAAAAGAAAATAACATAAGTACAATAATAAAATAAATGTTTTTTTTCATATTGTTAGCCACCTGCTTAATGCTTAATGCTGCCTTGCATAATTTCTCAGACACCCTTAAGCGTGATCTTGTTCTAAGAATTCAAGACTACATACAGGGGCTACTAGTACCCCCCTTTTAACTACTATGTAAAAATATTATATCATATACATAAGAAATAATCTATGTAAATAAAAGGAATTTCACATGTAAATTAATTAATCCTTAAAGGTTATAAATATATACCTATATACATGGTTACTATAAGTTCAACACCACAAGCATTAGAACATCTAATAATTTTACTTAAATCTAAGCAAAATTAATTTCATAGAAAATTGACCATATCATCTTATTTTGTAATAAAAAATTCTTGGCGAGGCCTAATCGAATATGGTCATACTAAAAGTTACATTGCGTATCTAAAAT
The genomic region above belongs to Halanaerobiaceae bacterium ANBcell28 and contains:
- a CDS encoding protein arginine kinase — encoded protein: MSIKDNINNYLINWMAKDGPESDIVLSSRVRLARNLENESYPNFANDDTRRSVSKKVHSAITRQNHLKLHYINMSDLPEIERELLVEKHLISPLHAKGNYEKGLFLNDKESVSIMLNEEDHIRIQVLAAGMQLNDVWEIANEIDDTLESQLDFAFSEKWGYLSTCPTNVGTGLRASIMIHLPALNLRKNINKMLRAVSQLGLAVRGLYGEGSESLANIYQISNQVTLGHSETDIIDNLGSVSKQIIEQEKQARKILLEENEVNLKDTVRRSLGTLKYAYRISSEEAMKLLSNVKLGIDLGIIEGVDNKILRELMILIRPAHIQKLNGKELESIDRDIKRSELIQARLEMK
- a CDS encoding UvrB/UvrC motif-containing protein, whose translation is MKCQRCNEKDASIHLTKIINGKKNEVYLCEKCAKETGQLNFANNNPFTFQNLLKGILNPQMESYEQHKEDQNCDNCGLTYKDFSKNGFLGCASCYNSFYEKLDPLLKRIHGSNRHNGKVPKRRGGDLKIKKEIQVMREKMSEAVKKENFERAAEIRDKIKILKNKIGGDEVNVN
- a CDS encoding CtsR family transcriptional regulator; the protein is MSSLSDQIEQYLRELIKKYQGEVEIKRNQLADDFNCAPSQINYVLETRFPLEKGYVVESQRGGGGYIRIIRIKIESSQEHIKNIIARLTRPISQREAEAIIARLHENNLIKKRERVLMETVVNKKIIGINLPHRDYLRGRLLTAMLEVILKSSERGEED
- a CDS encoding putative glycoside hydrolase, which encodes MKKNIYFIIVLMLFSFSVDSVEASLELSYDLGNAFQMREFNLEKDTLFIPEFHVRGIYVTGWVAGTSRMDNLIHLVDNSILNTMVIDIKDEHGDLSYISNIPLANEIGADRRKVKDITALLSILNDKGIYTIARLVLFRDTLLATNRPDLALNMYNTETNEIIRSTSWVNPFRRAVWDYNIQVAKDAINMGFDEIQFDYIRYPAQGDRVLQSLLPHGRSKSSVINDFSNYALNELSDYDVPISIDVFGMTTTVNNDLGIGQNFNDLAEKFRIISPMIYPSHYGPGVYGIENPDLEPYNLINRSLRDALRKIESIEDNDDIIIRPWLQDFSLNNRYTYKEVLEQIRAAENLGIKEWLLWNPSSNYQEAALKPPY